The sequence ACAGCTTGCCGGCATAGGCGGGCACAACTTCATAGACGGCATCGCCAAAGATGAAGCCGCGATCGAGCACGCTGATCTTGGCGTCCCTGAGCGTGCTGAAGTCGCCGTTGAGGTAGCAGGGCGTATCGGGCAGGGCGCTGGCGGCGGACGTGGTCATGGATGTGGACTGCATGAGGGAATGAAAGGGAGCTGATCAGGGTTCATGGCAATGCTTTCAAGGCGATTGAAATAAGGCCGCAGGCGCCTGTTGCAAGGGCGCTACAGCATCAAGCCATGAAAAATATGGCGGCAATGGCGAGAACACCGAGCCCCAGGTTGACCGTGGCCAGTGTGGCAATCTGCCCGACGCGCCGGCCGCCTTCAGGCCAGTTGGCCGCACTCACCGCCTGCTGGAGGCGGCGAAAAGGCCCAAAATAAAGATGGCCGAAAAGTGCAAACATCACCAGGCCAATACCCAGCATGGCATGCCAGCCGGCAGGTGCGTTTTTCATGCCCACGCCCAGCAGCATCGCCAGGCCGGTCAGCAGCAAAACGATGATGGCGGCCCATGCCAGGCTGAAGAAACGCTTGAGCGTTTGCGCAATCAGCGGCAGCCGTTGCGCTGCCAGCAGTTCAGCCGCAGCGGGGCGCAGCGCAAACAGCATGAAACTGATTCCCCCCAGCCAGGCGATTGCGGCAAGAACATGCAGGAATTTCATCAGGGCGGGCATCGTGAGTCTTTCATTGGAATGAGCGCAATTCGACATGCTTTTCAATCGGCTCGATGGCTCGGGAGGAGGGCGGCAGTCAATGGACGCCAGAGGCGTGATTGTGGGGCATGCCCCCCGAGCTTGATCATCAGACGCCCACGAATTGGCCCCCATTCGGAATGGGCACAAAGCTATTGCCAGAAAGCAGGGGTTTCTACGTATAATCAAAGGCTTTGCTGGGGTTGAGGCCCGTAACCTTCGTGTAATTTGTGAGGTACACAATGGCAGATGGACCGGCTGGGTACCCTGAAGGCGCTAAAGCTTCTGCCCGCAAAAGCGCTGCAGTGGCAACTGGCTCAGGCAGTGAAGAAGTGACAGATGAGGCGCAAGACGAAGGGTTCAAGCCCCTGACGCGCGAAGAAGCCAAAAAAATTCGGGAGTTAAATCCTCCCGCTTCTTTGTGGGTGGTGCTGGCGGGGCAGGCCGGAGTCGGCATTCTGGTGGCTGTACTGGCCTGGGTGTTGACGGGCCAGGCGCGAATGGGCTGGTCGGCGGGATATGGTGCGCTGGCGGTGGTCATTCCCGCGGCGCTGTTTGCCCGGGGTCTGTCGCGTCAAAAATCGGCAACGCATGGAAATGCGGCGCTGGTCGGGTTTTTTATCTGGGAAATGGTCAAGATTGCCTTGACGGTGGCGATGCTCTTCGCCGCGCCAAGGCTGGTTGAAGGGTTGAATTGGCTGGCTTTGCTGGCGGGTTTTGTGGTGACGATGAAGGTGTACTGGGTGGCCATGTGGCTTCGCCCGGTGCGCAAGAAGTCGATCAATAATTTTTGAACATTGATAACTGGTGATCTATGGCTGCTGCTGAACACGCTGGAACAACTGGCCCGACGTCTGGAGAGTACATCCAGCATCACCTGCATCATTTGCAGAAAAATTTCTCTTTTGAGAATGTTGAGCAACACAGCATTGTTGACTTCAGCCTGTTCAATTTCGACTCGCTGCTCTATTCGGTCTTGCTGGGCGTCATTGGCTGCTTCTTTTTGTGGCGCGCCGCCAGCAAGGCAACGTCGGGAGTGCCCGGCCGCTTCCAGGCGGCGGTTGAAATCCTGTCTGAACTGGTGGACAACCAGGCCAAGGGCGTGATTCACAATGCCAAGAGCCGCAAGCTGGTGTCGCCTCTGGCGCTGACCGTGTTTGTCTGGATTTTCCTGATGAACGCCATGGACATGCTGCCGGTCGATGCGATTCCTAGCCTCTGGCATGACGCCGGCCCCGCGCTGGGCTTCAATAATTTCATGCGCGTCGTGCCAACGGCTGACGTGTCAACCACGCTGGGCCTGTCCTCCAGCGTGCTGCTGGTCTGCCTGGTTTACAACATCAAGATCAAGGGTCTTGGCGGCTGGGCGCATGAACTCATTGCCGCGCCTTTCGGCGACCACTGGTTTTTGTACCCGATCAACTTCCTGATGCAAATGATTGAATTTGCCGCCAAGACCATGTCCCATGGCATGCGGTTGTTCGGCAACATGTTTGCCGGTGAACTCGTTTTCATGCTGATCGCCCTGATGGGCGGCACATGGGCCTGGCAGTTCAACCCCCTCACGGGTATGTTCTGGCTGGGATTTGGGCATGTTGTCGCCGGAACCGTGTGGAGTATCTTCCACATCCTGGTGATCACGCTGCAAGCCTTCATCTTCATGATGTTGACGTTGATTTACGTGGGGCAGGCCCACGATTCACACTAAGCTTTCTTCTTCTCGTCGTTAGCTTTTCTTTTCCCTTTTCTTTTTACCTTTCCTCTCATCTTTTGGAGCAATCATGGAAAACATTCTCGGCCTCGTCGCTTTGGCTTGTGGTTTGATCGTCGGTCTCGGTGCTATCGGCGCCTCTATCGGTATCGCCCTGATGGGCGGCAAGTTCCTGGAAGCCTCGGCTCGCCAGCCTGAACTCATGAACGACCTGCAAACCAAAATGTTCATTTTGGCCGGCCTGATTGATGCTGCTTTCCTGATCGGTGTTGCCATTGCCCTGCTGTTCGCATTTGCCAATCCGTTTGTCCTGCGTTAATTTTTCGGCAATCCCTGGTACGTTCGATAAGGAATAAGCCGTGAACATTAACTCCACCCTGTTCCTGCAGGCTGTCGTTTTTGCGATCCTGGTCTGGTTCACGATGAAGTTCGTGTGGCCACCAATCACAAAAGCGCTGGACGAGCGGGCACAGAAAATCGCTGACGGCCTTGCTGCCGCCGACAAAGCCAAATCCGAACTCTCCAGCGCCAACAAGCGCGTGGAAGCAGAGTTGGCCACGTCGCGCACCGAGACCGCTACCCGTCTGGCAGATGCAGACCGCCGCGGCCAAGGCATCATTGAAGATGCCAAAGCCCGCGCGGTTGAAGAAGCCAACAAGATCATTGCTGCAGCCCAGGCTGAAGCGGCTCAACAATCGGTCAAGGCCCGCGAGGCGTTGCGCGAGCAGGTTGCCCTGCTGGCGGTCAAGGGCGCCGAGCAGATTCTCCGCAAGGAAGTCAATGCCGGGGTTCATGCCGATTTGCTGAGCCGCCTGAAGACCGAGCTGTAAGCAAAGCAAGGTAGAACAACTATGGCTGAACTTGCAACCATTGCCCGCCCTTATGCAGATGCGCTGTACAAGGCGCAGGGTTCCGATCTGGCCACAACTGCCCTTTGGGTGGACAAACTGGCGGCTGTGGCTGGAAATGCCCAGTTGCTCCAGTTTGCCGACAGTCCGAAGGTCAGCGTGGATCAGGTGTTTGACGTGGTGGCCGGTGTGGCCAGCAATGCAAACGATCCTTTGCCCGAAGCTGCCAGGAACTTCCTGCGCCTCGTGATCGAAAACGGTCGTTTGTCTGCACTGCCCGAGATTGCCAGCCAGTTCCGTTCGCTCAAGAACGCGGCAGGTGGTATGACCGATGCTGTCGTTTTCAGCGCTTTTCCGATGGACGAGCAGGCCTTGAACGACATCGCAGCAGTGCTCGAAAAGCGGTTTGGGCGCAAGCTCGGCATCAAGGTTGAACTTGATCCCTCGCTGATTGGCGGAATTCGCGCGGTCGTGGGTGACGAGGTGCTGGATACTTCGGTAAAAGCCCGTTTGGAACAAATGAAAATGGCGCTGATTGCCTGAACTGACGCGCAAGTGTCACCCGGGTTTTTAGCCAATAACATAGAAAGAAGGAAAGAGTCATGCAACTCAATCCCGCAGAAATTTCTGAACTGATCAAGAGCCGTATCGAAGGCCTCGCCGCAAGCAGCGACATCCGTAACCAGGGCACCGTGGTGTCGGTGGCCGACGGTATTGTCCGCATCCACGGCCTGTCCGATGTGATGCAGGGCGAAATGCTTGAATTTCCCGCCACAGCCGATGGCACGCCAACCTATGGTCTGGCGCTGAATCTTGAGCGCGACTCGGTCGGCTCCGTGATTCTGGGCGAGTACGAACACATTGCCGAAGGCGACACCGTCAAATGCACGGGTCGTATTCTGGAAGTCCCGATTGGTCCTGAACTGCTTGGCCGCGTGGTCAATGCACTGGGTCAGCCCATCGACGGCAAAGGCCCGATCAACGCCAAGCTGAGCGACGTGATTGAAAAGGTCGCGCCAGGCGTGATTGCCCGTAAATCGGTTGACCAGCCACTGCAAACCGGCCTGAAGTCCATCGACTCGATGGTGCCTATCGGCCGTGGCCAGCGCGAACTGATCATTGGCGACCGCCAGACCGGCAAGACCGCGGTTGCGATTGACGCCATCATCAACCAAAAGGGCAAGGGCGTTTCATGCGTCTATGTCGCGATTGGCCAGAAGGCTTCCTCGATCAAGAACGTGGTGCGCTCGCTGGAACAAGCCGGTGCCATGGACTACACCATCGTGGTGGCAGCCTCGGCTTCCGAATCTGCCGCCATGCAATACGTCAGCGCCTACTCGGGCTGCACCATGGGCGAATACTTCCGCGACCGTGGCGAAGACGCGCTGATTGTGTATGACGACCTGTCCAAGCAAGCCGTCGCCTACCGTCAGGTATCGCTGCTGCTGCGCCGTCCGCCAGGCCGCGAAGCCTACCCTGGCGACGTGTTCTATCTCCACAGCCGTCTGCTGGAACGCGCAGCCCGCGTGAACGAGAAGTATGTTGAAGACTTCACCAAAGGCGCCGTGAAAGGCAAGACAGGTTCATTGACCGCACTGCCGATCATTGAAACGCAAGCCGGCGACGTGTCAGCTTTCGTGCCGACCAACGTGATCTCGATCACCGACGGCCAGATTTTCCTGGAAACCAGCCTGTTCAACGCCGGTATCCGTCCTGCGATCAACGCCGGTATCTCGGTGTCGCGCGTCGGTGGCGCCGCCCAGACCAAGCTGATCAAGAACCTGTCCGGCGGTATCCGTACCGACCTGGCCCAGTACCGGGAACTGGCTGCCTTTGCGCAGTTCGCATCCGACCTGGACGAAGCCACCCGCAAGCAGCTGGACCGTGGTGCCCGCGTCACGGAGTTGCTCAAGCAGTCGCAGTATTCGCCTTTGTCCGTCTCCACCATGGGTGCCACCTTGTTCGCAGTGAACAAGGGCTTCATGGATGATGTAGATGTCAAGAAGGTGCTGGCTTTCGAAAGCGGTCTGCACGCTTGGCTGAAGGACAAGCATGCGCCCTTGATGGCCAAGCTTGAAGCCAACAAAGCCATGGACAAGGATGCCGAGGCCGAGTTGACGACAGCGGTCACTGCGTTCAAGAAATCGTTTGCCTAAGCTTGGCCGACTTGATCAAAGTTTGGCAAGTGTCTAGAACCCAGTAGGAGCCCATATGGCAGCAGGCAAGGAAATACGCGGCAAGATCAAGTCGGTGGAAAACACCCGCAAGATCACCAAGGCCATGGAAATGGTGGCCGCCTCCAAGATGCGCAAGGCGCAGGAACGGATGCGCGCCGCCCGTCCTTACAGCGACAAGATTCGTAACATTGCAGCTCACCTGAGTCAGGCGAATCCCGAATACACCCATCCGTTCATGGAGTCCAATGACGCCAAGACCACCGGGTTTATCGTGGTGACGACCGACAAGGGCTTGTGCGGTGGTTTGAATACCAATGTGCTGCGTCTCTTGACGACCAAGCTTAAGGACATGCAGGCTGCCGGTGAAGATGCGCAGGCGGTCGCCATTGGCAACAAGGGTTTGGGATTCCTGAACCGCATTGGTGTCAAGGTCGCGGCGCATGCCACCCAGTTGGGTGACAAGCCACACCTGGACAAGCTGATCGGCCCCGTGAAGGTGTTGCTCGACGCGTACAGCGAAGGCAAGATCAAGGCGGTTTACCTCTGCTATACCCGCTTCATCAACACGATGAAGCAGGAATCCGTAGTGGAGCAACTGTTGCCCTTGACGGCGGACCGGATGCAGCCCGACAAGACCGAGCATAGCTGGGACTACATCTACGAGCCGGACGCGCAAACCGTGATTGACGAGCTGCTGGTTCGCTATGTCGAGGCACTGGTGTTCCAGGCGGTGGCCGAGAACATGGCTTCCGAGCAGTCCGCCCGCATGGTCGCCATGAAGTCCGCTACCGACAATGCCGGCAGCGTGATTGGCGAACTCAAGCTGATTTACAACAAAACGCGTCAAGCGGCGATCACGAAAGAACTTTCGGAAATCGTTGCTGGTGCCGCAGCGGTTTAAGCCGCCATTCAAGATTTAAAGAACGAAAAGGATTCGGTCATGGCTCAAGAGACTCTAGTGGACACAAGCATCCAGGGCAAGATTGTTCAGTGTATCGGCGCGGTGGTGGACGTAGAGTTTGCCCGTAACCAGATGCCAAAGATTTATGACGCGCTCAAGATGGAAGGCTCTTCCCTGACGCTTGAAGTCCAGCAGCAACTGGGTGACGGCATTGTGCGTACGATCGCCTTGGGCACGTCCGACGGCCTGCGCCGCGGCAACATCGTGTACAACACCGGCGCCAACATTACCGTTCCCGTGGGCAAGGCCACGCTGGGCCGCATCATGGACGTGCTGGGTGCGCCGATTGACGAGCGCGGCCCGGTTGACCAGACGCTGACCGCTCCGATTCACCGTAAGGCGCCTGCCTATGACGAACTGAGCCCATCGCAAGAGCTGCTCGAAACCGGCATCAAGGTGATTGACTTGGTATGCCCGTTCGCCAAGGGCGGCAAGGTTGGCCTGTTCGGCGGCGCCGGTGTCGGCAAGACCGTGAACATGATGGAGCTGATCAACAACATCGCCAAGGCGCACTCGGGCCTGTCCGTGTTTGCCGGCGTCGGTGAGCGTACCCGCGAAGGCAATGACTTCTATCACGAGATGGCCGATTCCGGCGTCGTGAACCTCGACAAGCTCGAAGACTCCAAAGTCGCCATGGTCTATGGCCAGATGAACGAGCCCCCAGGAAACCGTCTGCGCGTGGCGTTGACCGGCCTGACGATTGCCGAGTCCTTCCGTGACGAAGGCCGCGACGTGCTGTTCTTCGTGGACAACATCTACCGCTACACGCTGGCCGGCACCGAAGTGTCCGCACTGCTGGGCCGCATGCCTTCCGCCGTAGGCTACCAGCCAACGCTGGCCGAAGAAATGGGCCGCCTGCAAGAGCGCATCACTTCGACCAAGGTCGGTTCGATCACCTCCATCCAGGCCGTTTACGTTCCTGCCGATGACTTGACCGATCCATCGCCTGCCACCACCTTTGCCCACCTGGATTCCACCGTGGTGCTGAGCCGTGACATCGCTTCGCTGGGTATTTATCCTGCGGTCGATCCGCTGGACTCGACCAGCCGCCAGCTGTCACCGGCGGTCGTCGGTGAAGACCACTACAACACCGCCCGTGCGGTGCAGGGAACGCTGCAGCGCTACAAGGAATTGCGCGACATTATCGCGATTCTGGGCATGGACGAACTGGCGCCTGAAGACAAGCTGGCCGTGGCCCGCGCCCGTAAAATCCAGCGTTTCCTGTCGCAGCCGTTCCACGTTGCTGAAGTGTTCACCGGCTCGCCCGGCAAGTACGTCAGCCTGGCCGAAACCATTCGCGGCTTCAAGATGATTGTGGCCGGCGAGTGCGACCACTTGCCGGAGCAGGCCTTCTACATGGTCGGCACCATTGACGAAGCCTTCGAAAAAGCCAAGAAGATGTAAGTAAAGCCGGCGTTTGGGCCAGCCGCGTGCCGGCTTGGTCCGGGCGCCAACTTTCTTCACATCTTTTAAATTGGAGTACGTATGAATACCATCCACGTCGATGTCGTCAGCGCAGAAGAGTCCATCTTCTCCGGCGAGGCCCGGTTTGTGGCTTTGCCAGGCGAAGCGGGCGAACTGGGTATTTACCCACGCCACACGCCGCTGATCACCCGCATCCGGCCGGGCGCCGTGCGTATTGAAAAAGCGGATGGCACGGAAGAGTTTGTGTTTGTTGCCGGCGGCCTGCTGGAAGTGCAGCCGAACTGCGTGACTGTCCTGAGCGATACTGCCATTCGCGGCAAGGATCTGGACGAAGCCAAGGCTACCGCCGCCAAGGCCCTGGCCGAAGAAGCCCTGAAAAACGCCAAGAACGATATCGATATCGCCATGGCGCAGTCCGAGTTGGCCGTCATGGCCGCCCAGATTGCAGCGCTGCGCAAATACCGCCAGAAAAAATAAAAACCAACAAGCGCAGACTTCGGTCTGCAACTGCAGGCATCCGGCAACGGATATCTGCAATCCCGAGCCCTTGCCGCAAGTCAAGGGCTTTTTTTATGCCTGTTCGTGATGGCTGGCGGGATTACTGCAGCAGCGGCGTGTCGGGCAGTTCGTTGGGGTGCCTGGCTGACGCATCCGTCCGCGCAAAATGCGCCACCAGCAGCGTCGAGGCTTCTTCCAGCGCCTGCGTCAGCCCGTCTTCATAGCGTTTTTCCCGAAAGGCGCTGGCCATGTGCGCCACCACGGACTGCCAATGTGTCGCGTCCACATGGCGCATCAGCCCCCGGTCGGCGACGATTTCAATCGCGTGTTCGGCCAGCAGCACGTAGATCAGCACGCCGTTGTTGTGTTCGGTGTCCCAGACGCGCAGCTTGCTGAACATCATGACGGCCCGCTGCCGGATCAGGTCGCCCAGGGTATTTTTATCGTCCATCCGCCATAAATAACTGGCAGGCAGTGCAGCCTCGACGCAGATGCGGATCTGCCCGCTGTGGCGCTGCTCGCTGGCCGCGACCCGCTCGGCCAGGCGATGCGCTAGGTCGGAGGGAATGGCGCGCCGGCTGTCGGCTGCGTCCAGCCACAGGTGCTTGAGCAGGAGTGTGAGCTTGTTCATCAAAATGCTTACCAGTTGCCCGATGCGCCGCCGCCACCGAAATTGCCGCCGCCGCCGCTGCTGAAGCCACCCCCGCCGCCGCCACGACTGCCACCAAAACTGCCGCCACCAAAACCACCACCGCCGAAGCCTCCGGGGCCGCCCCAGCCTGACGAGCGACCGCCACGGCCCATGCCGCCCAAGCCGCTGATGCCGGAGATCAGCGCGAACACCATGCCGACCACTGCGGCAATGGCGCCGATGACCAGGCTGCTGGTGAACACCCAGGCCAGCACGCCCACCGCGCCGCCAGTTGCCACCGAGCCCAGCTTGCGGCCCAGCACACTTGACAGCACCCGGCCGCCGATGGGCACGGCAAAAAACAGGAACACCGCCAGCGTCGTCCAGTCGAATCCGCCGCCGCTGCCGCGATGGGTTTGTCCCTGCTGCGGCGCCGGCAGGTTTTCGCCGGTGATGCGCGCCATGATCTGGCTGGCGCCGGCGTCCAGTCCGCCGGCAAAGTCGCCCTGCTTGAAGCGCGGCGTGATCGCGGTCTCTATGATCTGGCTTGCCGCCAGGTCGGGAATGGCGCCTTCGAGCGCCTTGGTGGTTTCAATGCGAACGGCGCGGTCGTTCTTGGCCACCACCAGCAGCAGGCCGTCGCCAATGCTCTTGCGGCCGATTTTCCAGCTGTCGCCGATGCGCTGCGCATACGCGGCAATGTCCTCGGGTTGGGTGGTCGGCACCATCAGCACGACCACCTGGGCGCCGCGCGACTGCTCGAAGGCCGTCAGCCTGGCTTCCAGCGCGGCCTTTTGCGCCGCCGTCAGCGTGCCGGTGCTGTCCATCACATGCGCGGTCAGCGGCGGGACGGGCTGAACGCCTTGCGCCCAGGCCGCGACGCTGGCCAAGGGTAGCCATACCGCCAGTAACAGTGCCTGCAAGAAGATACGCAAAGTCATCGGCTGCGCGGCTTATTTCTTGTTGAAATCAACCACCGGCGGCACGGAAATCTGCGCTTCGTTGGCGACCGCGAAGTTGGGCTTGACCTTGTAGCCAAAAATCATTGCGGTCAGGTTGTTTGGAAAGCTGCGCGCCAGCACGTTGTACTCCTGCACCGTCTGGATGTAGCGGTTGCGCGCCACGGTGATGCGGTTTTCGGTGCCTTCGAGTTGCACCCGCAAATCGCGGAAAGCCTGGTTCGCCTTCAGGTCCGGGTAGCGTTCGCTGACCACCATCAGGCGGCTCAGGGCGCTGCCCAGTTCGCCCTGCGCGGCCTGGAATTTGCTGAAGGCCGCCGGGTCGTTCAGGGTTTCGGGCGTGACCTGGATCGAGGTGGCCTTGGCGCGCGCTTCAATCACCTTCGTCAGCGTGTCCTGCTCGAAAGCGGCTTCGCCCTTGACCGTGGCCACGATATTGGGCACCAGGTCGGCGCGGCGCTGGTACTGGTTCAGCACCTCGGACCAAGCCGATTTGGTCTGCTCGTCCAGGCTCTGGAACTGGTTGTAGCCGCAGCCCGAAAGGAGTAGACCCAGCAGGGCGATGAAAGATAAGCGTAATAAGCTCGATGCCATGTAAAAGCCTCCAAAATTCAAGCCTTAACACTACCATAGTCGCATGTGATCGAACCTGATTTGACGCACGCGCAATCCCGATTAAACCGATACCGACCCAATCCGATTGGCATCATGCGAAAACCTCAAGCGCCGCCTGGCAGCCCCGAAAACGCCGATGCGACCGAAGCGGCGTTTTACGATGCGCTGCAAAGCGGCGATATCGAAAAACTCATGGCCTGCTGGAGCGATGAAGACGATATCGTGTGCGTGCATCCCGGCGGTGCCCGGCTGCTCGGCCTCGCCGCCATACGCGGCGCGTTTGACACCATGTTCGCCAACGGCGCCATTCGTGCGCAGCCGCTCAAGGTGCGCAGGCTGCAGTCGCTGGGCGCCAGCATGCACAGCTTGCTGGAGCGCATCGAAGTGCTGACCGAAGACGGGCCGCGCCATGCCTATGTCGTCGCCACCAATGTGTACCACCTGACGGCGCAAGGCTGGCGCATGGTGGCGCATCACGCCAGCCCTGGAACCCTGCCCGAGTTGCAGGAAGCGTCGCAAACTCCCTTCACCCTGCACTGACAAAATGGCCATGAATTACGGCGCCCCCTGGTGGTTACCCGATGGCAATACGCAGACCATCTGGGCCGCCCTGCGCGCGCGCCGCTTCATGGGGCCGCCGCCCGTGTTTCGCCGCGAACGCTGGAGTACGCCGGATGACGACTTTGTCGATGTGGACTGGCTGATGCCACGGTTTGAAAGCGCAGGCCTGGCCGAGCGCGGGGCAGTTCGTGAAGCGCCAAGCGTGGGGGTGCCTCTGCTGGTGCTGTTTCACGGACTTGAAGGCTCGTCGTCCAGCCACTATGCCCAGGCCTTTGCCGACGTCGCCGGCAGCCGGGGCTGGGCCTGCGCCGTGCCGCACTTTCGCGGCTGTTCCGGCGAGCCCAACCTGGCGCCGCGTGCCTACCACTCGGGCGATTTTGCTGAAATCGACTGGATGCTCAGGCGTTTTGCCGGCCTGAACCAGGGGCCGGTCGTGGCCGTCGGAATCTCCCTGGGTGGCAATGCGCTGATGCGCTGGGCCGGCGAGATGGGCACGCAGGCCGGGCAGGTGGTGACGGCGGTGGCGGCGGTCTGCGCGCCGCTTGATCTGACGGCCAGCGGCCAGGCCATCGGCCAGGGCTTCAACCGTCAGGTGTACACCCGCATGTTCCTCAAATCCATGGTGCCCAAGGCGCTGCAAAAACTGGCGCAGCATCCCGGCCTGTTCGACCGCGACACCTTGCTGGCGGCACGCGACCTGCATGCGTTCGACAATGTCTTTACCGGGCCGGTGCACGGGTTCAAGGGCGTTGACGATTACTGGTCGCGCGCGTCGGCCAAACCTCATCTGGGCCGGATTGCCGTGCCTGCGCTCGCACTGAACGCCTTGAACGATCCCTTCATTCCCGCAGCAAGCCTGCCGCAGTCTGCCGATGTCAGCCCCTGGGTCACCTTGTGGCAGCCGGCGCAGGGCGGCCATGTCGGCTTTCCCGCATCGAATTTTCCGGCGCATGTGCGCGCCATGCCTGAAGCGGTGGCGGGCTTTCTGGCGGCGCAGCTTTAGTCCGTTGCATGACCCCCG comes from Polaromonas naphthalenivorans CJ2 and encodes:
- a CDS encoding YheT family hydrolase; this encodes MNYGAPWWLPDGNTQTIWAALRARRFMGPPPVFRRERWSTPDDDFVDVDWLMPRFESAGLAERGAVREAPSVGVPLLVLFHGLEGSSSSHYAQAFADVAGSRGWACAVPHFRGCSGEPNLAPRAYHSGDFAEIDWMLRRFAGLNQGPVVAVGISLGGNALMRWAGEMGTQAGQVVTAVAAVCAPLDLTASGQAIGQGFNRQVYTRMFLKSMVPKALQKLAQHPGLFDRDTLLAARDLHAFDNVFTGPVHGFKGVDDYWSRASAKPHLGRIAVPALALNALNDPFIPAASLPQSADVSPWVTLWQPAQGGHVGFPASNFPAHVRAMPEAVAGFLAAQL
- a CDS encoding LemA family protein produces the protein MASSLLRLSFIALLGLLLSGCGYNQFQSLDEQTKSAWSEVLNQYQRRADLVPNIVATVKGEAAFEQDTLTKVIEARAKATSIQVTPETLNDPAAFSKFQAAQGELGSALSRLMVVSERYPDLKANQAFRDLRVQLEGTENRITVARNRYIQTVQEYNVLARSFPNNLTAMIFGYKVKPNFAVANEAQISVPPVVDFNKK
- a CDS encoding YybH family protein, translating into MRKPQAPPGSPENADATEAAFYDALQSGDIEKLMACWSDEDDIVCVHPGGARLLGLAAIRGAFDTMFANGAIRAQPLKVRRLQSLGASMHSLLERIEVLTEDGPRHAYVVATNVYHLTAQGWRMVAHHASPGTLPELQEASQTPFTLH